A window of Mycobacteriales bacterium contains these coding sequences:
- a CDS encoding heavy metal translocating P-type ATPase, which produces MSALDLPVQGMTCASCANRIERKLNKLDGVTATVNYATEQASVEYDETAVTPQDLVRAVEAAGYKAVLPTPQAMDQPRAEPLDPTTSLRRRLAVSWALTLPVLALSMVPALQFDNWQWVALQLTTPVVLWGAWPFHRVAWANLRLGTASMDTLVSMGALVSWVYSIVVLLTTAAGDTGFRMPFELRIGSHGSTPELYLEVGAALTAFLLAGRYLEARAKRSSGAALQALLQLGAKEAARLTADGREERVPVDALAVGDRFVVRPGEKIATDGVVVEGRSAVDLSLLTGESVPVEVGEGDGVTGATVNVGGRLVVEATRVGSDTALAQIGRLVTAAQTGKAPVQRLADRVAAVFVPIVIALSVAGLGWWLGAGASTAKAITVAVAVLVIACPCALGLATPTALLVGTGRGAQLGILIKGPEVLESTRRIDTVVLDKTGTVTTGQMSLVSVHTAGADEREVLRLVGALEDASEHPIARAIAEAARERVGPLPPVESFDNREGLGVQGVVDGYALVVGRPQLLADRSLRMPEQLQAEVDAARAAGRTVVVAGWDGQVRAALVVADTVKSSSASAVRRLRALGLHPVLLTGDNEATARAGAQEVGIDEVVADVLPADKVSVVKRLQEQGRVVAMVGDGVNDAPALAQADLGLAIGTGTDVAIEASDLTLVRGDLTAAADAIRLSRRTLRVIKGNLFWAFAYNVLGIPLALAGLLNPVIAAAAMAFSSVFVVTNSLRLRGFSSEPARAASARTADAPTGEARADEARPQPARPQEPVRSSWERRHYTS; this is translated from the coding sequence ATGAGCGCACTGGACCTGCCCGTGCAGGGGATGACCTGCGCCTCCTGCGCGAACCGCATCGAGCGCAAGCTCAACAAGCTCGACGGCGTCACCGCGACGGTCAACTACGCCACCGAGCAGGCGTCCGTGGAGTACGACGAGACCGCCGTGACCCCGCAGGACCTCGTCCGGGCCGTGGAGGCTGCCGGCTACAAGGCGGTGCTCCCGACACCGCAGGCGATGGACCAGCCGCGGGCCGAGCCGCTCGACCCGACGACGTCGCTGCGGCGCCGGCTGGCCGTCTCCTGGGCGCTGACCCTGCCCGTACTGGCGCTGTCGATGGTGCCGGCGCTGCAGTTCGACAACTGGCAGTGGGTCGCGCTCCAGCTGACCACGCCGGTCGTGCTGTGGGGGGCCTGGCCGTTCCACCGCGTCGCGTGGGCCAACCTCAGGCTCGGCACGGCGTCGATGGACACGTTGGTGTCCATGGGCGCGCTGGTCAGCTGGGTCTACTCCATCGTCGTGCTGCTGACGACGGCCGCGGGCGACACCGGCTTCCGGATGCCGTTCGAGCTGCGGATCGGCTCGCACGGCAGCACCCCGGAGCTCTACCTGGAGGTCGGGGCTGCGCTGACCGCCTTCCTGCTCGCCGGCCGCTACCTCGAGGCCCGCGCCAAGCGGAGCAGCGGTGCCGCACTCCAGGCACTGCTGCAGCTGGGCGCCAAGGAGGCCGCGCGGCTGACGGCGGACGGGCGCGAGGAGCGGGTGCCGGTCGACGCGCTGGCGGTCGGCGACCGCTTCGTCGTCCGACCGGGCGAGAAGATCGCTACCGACGGGGTGGTGGTGGAGGGTCGCAGCGCCGTGGACCTGTCCCTGCTGACCGGCGAGTCCGTGCCGGTCGAGGTGGGGGAGGGCGACGGCGTCACCGGTGCGACCGTCAACGTCGGCGGTCGCCTGGTCGTGGAGGCCACCCGCGTCGGCAGCGATACGGCGCTGGCGCAGATCGGCCGGCTGGTCACCGCCGCGCAGACCGGCAAGGCGCCGGTCCAGCGGCTGGCCGACCGGGTCGCCGCGGTCTTCGTGCCGATCGTGATCGCGTTGTCGGTCGCGGGTCTGGGCTGGTGGCTCGGCGCCGGTGCCTCCACCGCCAAGGCGATCACGGTCGCCGTCGCGGTGCTGGTGATCGCCTGCCCCTGCGCCCTCGGGCTCGCCACGCCCACCGCGCTGCTGGTCGGGACCGGCCGCGGTGCGCAGCTGGGCATCCTCATCAAGGGACCGGAGGTGCTCGAGAGCACCCGGCGGATCGACACGGTCGTGCTCGACAAGACCGGCACGGTCACCACCGGGCAGATGTCGCTGGTCTCGGTGCACACGGCCGGCGCCGACGAGCGCGAGGTGCTGCGCCTGGTGGGTGCGCTGGAGGACGCCAGCGAGCACCCGATCGCGCGGGCGATCGCCGAGGCGGCCCGCGAACGGGTCGGCCCGTTGCCCCCCGTGGAGTCCTTCGACAACCGCGAGGGGCTGGGGGTGCAGGGTGTCGTGGACGGCTACGCGCTCGTCGTCGGCCGCCCGCAGCTGCTGGCTGACCGGTCGCTGCGCATGCCCGAGCAGCTGCAGGCGGAGGTGGACGCCGCGCGAGCCGCCGGTCGTACCGTCGTCGTCGCCGGCTGGGACGGACAGGTGCGGGCGGCGCTGGTGGTCGCCGACACCGTCAAGTCGAGCAGTGCGTCGGCGGTCCGGCGGCTGCGCGCGCTCGGGCTGCACCCGGTGCTGCTGACCGGCGACAACGAGGCGACCGCGCGCGCGGGCGCGCAGGAGGTGGGCATCGACGAGGTCGTCGCCGACGTGCTGCCGGCCGACAAGGTGTCGGTCGTGAAGCGGCTGCAGGAGCAGGGCCGGGTCGTGGCGATGGTGGGTGACGGCGTCAACGACGCCCCCGCGCTCGCGCAGGCCGACCTCGGCCTGGCCATCGGCACCGGCACCGACGTGGCGATCGAAGCGAGCGACCTGACGCTCGTGCGCGGCGACCTCACCGCCGCTGCCGACGCGATCCGGCTGAGCCGTCGCACGCTGCGCGTCATCAAGGGCAACCTGTTCTGGGCCTTCGCCTACAACGTGCTCGGCATCCCGCTCGCGCTCGCGGGGCTGCTCAACCCGGTCATCGCCGCGGCG